The Chitinophagales bacterium genomic interval GCCGGTTGCACTGGCTCAGCAAGTGCTACAAGGTGGCAAATCGATATGTACGCTTGCCGGTATTCCGTTAGCAGGCGGACATACCATTGACAGCCCGGAGCCAATCTTCGGATTAAGTGTGAGTGGATTGATTGAAAAAGAACATATCAAGCGAAACAATACGGCTAAGGCCGGCGATCTCCTGTTTCTTACCAAACCTATCGGTACCGGCATCCTTTCCACCGCCTTAAAAAGAAAGCTGATTGCAGCAGAAGCATTATCTCCTGCCATTGAGCTGATGTGTACACTCAACGATGCAGGCAGCCGCTTCGGCACGCTTGGATATGTGCATGCCATGACTGATGTAACCGGATTTGGTTTGCTTGGCCACTTGCTGGAGATGTGTGAAGGAAGCAGTCTGTCAGCCACCATTCGTTATGCTGACATTCAATTGATAGAAGGTGTGGAAGCACTGGCAAAGCAATTTGTAGCGCCTGACAATACTTTCAGAAACTGGAAAAGCTATGAACCGAAAGTGGAAGGCGTAACAGGCGAACGGCTGGTAACACTTTGCGATCCGCAGACCAGTGGCGGGCTGCTGATTGCCGTTGATGCAGCATCGGCTGTTGATTTTACAAAGCTGCTGCATGAATTGAAGATGGAAAAACACATGGAAGCCATTGGAATGTTGCATGAAAAAAAAGATGGCAAATGGGTGACGGTAGTTTGATCGGCAGCATTTATCAAATGAACAGCAACAACGGAATGATCCGTTCGCTTGTCCTGATTAATCATGCACCGCTATTCCTATGCTCTTCAGGGCCTGGATTTCGATCAGCAATTTGCTCACTTCAAAAGTGAATCTTCAGCTCTTCAGCACCATACAAGCTGCATATTTGAAATCCACACAATGCAATTTTATATTTTCGCATCGCGTTAGCCATTCTTCAATCAAAATTCCATTGCAGTTTTGTCAATAGTTGTTT includes:
- the selD gene encoding selenide, water dikinase SelD — its product is MPADKIKLTQFSHGAGCGCKIAPLVLEEILKGSRSDLLFPGLLVGNESGDDAAVYALSNGDCLISTADFFMPIVDDAFDYGRIAATNAISDIYAMGGRPLMAIALLGWPVEKLPVALAQQVLQGGKSICTLAGIPLAGGHTIDSPEPIFGLSVSGLIEKEHIKRNNTAKAGDLLFLTKPIGTGILSTALKRKLIAAEALSPAIELMCTLNDAGSRFGTLGYVHAMTDVTGFGLLGHLLEMCEGSSLSATIRYADIQLIEGVEALAKQFVAPDNTFRNWKSYEPKVEGVTGERLVTLCDPQTSGGLLIAVDAASAVDFTKLLHELKMEKHMEAIGMLHEKKDGKWVTVV